The Danio rerio strain Tuebingen ecotype United States chromosome 1, GRCz12tu, whole genome shotgun sequence genome includes a region encoding these proteins:
- the hand2 gene encoding heart- and neural crest derivatives-expressed protein 2 produces the protein MSLVGGFPHHPVMHHDGYSFAAASRCHEEPPYFHGWLISHPEMSPPDYTMAPSYSPEYSTGAPGLDHSHYGGVPGAGAVGMGPRTVKRRPTANRKERRRTQSINSAFAELRECIPNVPADTKLSKIKTLRLATSYIAYLMDILDKDEQNGETEAFKAEFKKTDAKEERRKKEMNDVLKSSGSSNDKKTKGRTGWPQHVWALELKQ, from the exons ATGAGTTTAGTTGGAGGGTTTCCCCACCACCCTGTGATGCACCATGACGGCTATTCCTTCGCTGCTGCCAGTCGCTGTCATGAAGAACCCCCCTATTTTCATGGGTGGCTTATCAGCCATCCAGAGATGTCTCCTCCTGACTATACCATGGCACCTTCGTACAGCCCTGAATACTCAACAGGAGCTCCCGGGCTCGACCATTCGCACTACGGAGGAGTACCGGGGGCCGGCGCCGTTGGAATGGGACCGCGGACAGTGAAACGTAGACCCACGGCAAACCGAAAGGAGAGGCGCAGGACTCAGAGCATCAACAGCGCCTTTGCAGAACTCAGGGAATGCATTCCCAACGTGCCCGCGGATACGAAGCTATCCAAAATCAAAACCCTTCGTTTAGCTACCAGTTATATCGCTTACCTTATGGACATTCTGGACAAAGACGAACAGAACGGAGAAACAGAGGCCTTCAAAGCGGAATTCAAAAAGACAGACGCCAAAGAAGAAAGGCGAAAGAAGGAAATG AATGACGTTTTGAAAAGTTCAGGGAGCAGCAATGACAAGAAAACTAAAGGGAGAACTGGTTGGCCACAGCATGTTTGGGCATTGGAGCTGAAGCAATGA